One genomic region from Burkholderia latens encodes:
- a CDS encoding transglycosylase SLT domain-containing protein, translating into MRLILSAMVVLLLAACASQAPVANNAADSQATSAYLRKSATAKETVDVDKQSVGELTSADSDLWARIRRGFQMPDLQSDLVDMQTTWYTQRPDYVQRMTERSQKYLYHIVEELEARHMPTELALLPFIESAYNPQALSVAKAAGMWQFMPGTGRTYNLKRNMWQDERRDVLASTSAALDYLSRLHDMFGDWYLALAAYNWGEGNVQRAIARNQAAGLPTDYQNLRMPNETRNYVPKLQAVKNIIANPQQFGLALPDIPNHPYFVTVTTSRDIDVAVAAKLANLSLDEFRSLNPSFSKPVILGATEPQILLPFDNAAAFEKNLKAYNGQLSSWTTYTVSERARPAAIAEKIGVDADTLMSVNKIPAGMRLKPGSTIVVPRGDDDDEDISADVAENGVLAMEPDVPDTRKMLIRVRRKQSMAALAGRYGVSVAQLKAWNRTHRDMAMPGQALVLHVPVGRAVPAEPGPERIATSAGGAHIERASLSVGGKSRGAKQAAAKPAARAAKAAPAKAAPAKAAPKAAAHKGKKK; encoded by the coding sequence ATGCGACTTATATTGAGTGCGATGGTGGTGCTGCTGCTCGCCGCGTGTGCGAGCCAGGCCCCTGTCGCCAACAACGCCGCCGATTCGCAGGCGACGTCCGCCTACCTCCGTAAATCAGCCACCGCCAAAGAAACCGTCGACGTCGACAAGCAATCGGTCGGCGAACTGACCAGTGCCGACTCCGATCTGTGGGCGCGCATCCGTCGCGGCTTCCAGATGCCCGACCTGCAAAGCGACCTCGTCGACATGCAGACGACCTGGTACACGCAGCGGCCCGATTACGTGCAACGCATGACCGAGCGCTCGCAGAAGTACCTGTATCACATCGTCGAGGAGCTCGAGGCGCGTCACATGCCGACCGAGCTTGCGCTGCTGCCGTTCATCGAATCCGCATACAACCCGCAGGCGCTGTCGGTCGCGAAGGCGGCGGGCATGTGGCAGTTCATGCCGGGCACGGGCCGCACGTACAACCTGAAACGCAACATGTGGCAGGACGAGCGCCGCGACGTGCTGGCGTCGACCAGCGCCGCGCTCGATTACCTGTCGCGCCTGCATGACATGTTCGGCGACTGGTATCTGGCGCTCGCCGCGTACAACTGGGGCGAAGGCAACGTGCAGCGCGCGATCGCGCGCAATCAGGCGGCCGGCCTGCCGACCGACTACCAGAACCTGCGGATGCCGAACGAGACGCGCAACTACGTGCCGAAGCTGCAGGCGGTGAAGAACATCATCGCGAATCCGCAGCAGTTCGGCCTCGCGTTGCCGGACATCCCGAACCACCCGTATTTCGTGACGGTCACGACATCCCGCGACATCGATGTGGCGGTGGCTGCCAAGCTCGCCAATCTGTCGCTCGACGAGTTCCGCTCGCTGAACCCGTCGTTTTCGAAGCCGGTGATCCTCGGCGCGACCGAGCCGCAGATCCTGCTGCCGTTCGACAACGCGGCGGCGTTCGAGAAGAACCTGAAGGCGTACAACGGCCAGCTGTCGTCGTGGACTACCTACACGGTCAGCGAGCGTGCGCGTCCGGCTGCGATCGCCGAGAAGATCGGCGTCGACGCCGATACGCTGATGTCGGTCAACAAGATTCCGGCCGGCATGCGCCTGAAGCCGGGCTCGACGATCGTCGTGCCGCGTGGCGATGACGACGACGAGGACATCAGCGCGGACGTCGCGGAAAACGGCGTGCTCGCGATGGAGCCCGACGTGCCCGACACGCGCAAGATGCTGATCCGCGTGCGCCGCAAGCAGTCGATGGCTGCACTGGCGGGCCGGTACGGCGTCTCGGTCGCGCAGTTGAAGGCATGGAACCGCACGCACCGCGATATGGCGATGCCGGGCCAGGCGCTCGTGCTGCACGTGCCGGTGGGCCGTGCGGTGCCGGCCGAACCGGGTCCGGAGCGGATTGCGACGTCGGCCGGCGGTGCGCACATCGAGCGTGCGAGCTTGTCCGTGGGCGGCAAGTCCCGCGGCGCAAAGCAGGCGGCCGCGAAGCCGGCGGCGCGCGCGGCGAAGGCCGCTCCCGCGAAGGCCGCGCCGGCGAAGGCGGCGCCGAAGGCCGCCGCGCACAAGGGCAAGAAAAAGTAA
- a CDS encoding MFS transporter produces MTSVQLRVLALFAAGYFVSYVFRGVNLGFAPFVTHELGLSAADLGLLTSLYFLGFAGAQIPAGVLLDHFGPRRVAAGMLLFAAAGAAVFGVAHDLGAMMVGRLLIGAGVSVCLGAAFKALAQHFPVGRLPLVNGLVMAVGGLGGVAVGSPLTWLLGVTTWRAICGGLAALTIVVAAAIGFGAPEAAQPRHQGGLASQFKGTWHILSSRAFWKISSFSVVTQGVFYAMQSLWVGPYLRDVAGFDAPHAARLVSVLGFAMMAGCVGFGAAARMLERRGVSVQAFCGAGMALFVLTQAAIVMRVPLPPAVLWAAYGMFGGVGILTYAVLAAHFPAQLIGRANTTLTLVIFVLIFAFQIGIGAVLSHWPATDGHYPVAAHVTAWTALLALQCASAVWYVWPARGAGKQADPAVR; encoded by the coding sequence ATGACGTCGGTGCAGCTGAGGGTGCTCGCGCTGTTTGCGGCCGGCTATTTCGTGTCGTACGTGTTCCGAGGTGTCAATCTCGGCTTCGCACCGTTCGTCACGCACGAGCTCGGGCTGTCGGCCGCCGATCTCGGGCTGCTCACCAGCCTTTATTTCCTTGGCTTCGCCGGCGCGCAGATTCCTGCCGGCGTGCTGCTCGACCATTTCGGCCCGCGCCGCGTGGCGGCCGGGATGCTGCTGTTCGCGGCGGCTGGCGCCGCGGTGTTCGGCGTCGCGCACGACCTCGGCGCGATGATGGTCGGGCGGCTGCTGATCGGTGCAGGTGTGTCGGTGTGCCTCGGCGCGGCGTTCAAGGCACTCGCGCAGCATTTCCCGGTCGGCCGGCTGCCGCTCGTCAACGGTCTGGTGATGGCCGTCGGCGGCCTCGGCGGCGTCGCGGTCGGCTCGCCGCTGACCTGGCTGCTCGGCGTGACGACCTGGCGCGCAATCTGTGGCGGCCTCGCGGCGCTGACGATCGTCGTCGCGGCCGCGATCGGCTTCGGCGCGCCGGAAGCCGCGCAGCCGCGCCATCAGGGCGGGCTCGCGAGCCAGTTCAAGGGCACGTGGCACATCCTGAGCAGCCGCGCATTCTGGAAGATCTCGTCGTTCTCGGTCGTCACGCAAGGCGTGTTCTACGCGATGCAGTCGCTGTGGGTCGGGCCGTACCTGCGCGACGTCGCGGGCTTCGATGCGCCGCACGCCGCGCGGCTCGTATCGGTGCTCGGCTTCGCGATGATGGCCGGCTGCGTCGGCTTCGGCGCGGCCGCCCGCATGCTCGAGCGGCGCGGCGTGTCCGTGCAGGCATTCTGCGGCGCCGGCATGGCGCTGTTCGTGCTCACGCAAGCGGCGATCGTCATGCGCGTGCCGCTGCCGCCCGCGGTGCTGTGGGCAGCGTACGGGATGTTCGGCGGCGTCGGGATTCTGACCTACGCGGTGCTGGCCGCGCACTTTCCGGCCCAGTTGATCGGCCGCGCGAATACGACGCTCACGCTCGTGATCTTCGTGCTGATCTTTGCGTTCCAGATCGGTATCGGCGCGGTGCTGTCGCACTGGCCGGCCACCGACGGCCATTATCCGGTTGCAGCGCACGTCACCGCGTGGACCGCGCTGCTCGCGCTGCAGTGCGCGAGTGCGGTGTGGTACGTGTGGCCCGCGCGCGGTGCTGGCAAGCAGGCCGATCCGGCGGTACGCTGA
- the carA gene encoding glutamine-hydrolyzing carbamoyl-phosphate synthase small subunit, translating to MLPSFSPALLALADGTVFRGYSIGAEGHTIGEVVFNTAITGYQEILTDPSYARQIVTLTYPHIGNYGVNAEDVEATKVHAAGLIIRDLPTLASNFRMDRTLGDYLRDEGVVAIAGIDTRKLTRILRDKGAQNGCILAGSDDAEKAIELARSFPGLAGMDLAKVVSTTKPFEWKQTEWRLEGGYGMQEAPKYRVVAYDFGVKYNILRMLAERGCHVTVLPAEASAADALALNPDGIFLSNGPGDPEPCDYAIAATKEFIERGVPTFGICLGHQIMGLAVGAKTLKMKTGHHGANHPVKDLGDGRVVITSQNHGFAVDADSLPANARVTHVSLFDGTLQGFELTDKPAFCFQGHPEASPGPHDIGYLFDRFTALMDAAKQRTA from the coding sequence GTGTTGCCGTCTTTTTCTCCCGCCTTGCTTGCACTTGCCGACGGCACGGTCTTTCGTGGTTATTCGATCGGGGCCGAAGGCCATACGATCGGTGAAGTCGTGTTCAACACCGCGATTACCGGCTATCAGGAAATCCTGACTGATCCGAGTTACGCGCGCCAGATCGTCACGCTTACCTATCCGCATATCGGCAACTACGGCGTGAACGCCGAAGATGTCGAAGCCACGAAAGTCCATGCCGCCGGCCTGATCATTCGTGATCTGCCCACGCTCGCATCGAACTTCCGCATGGACCGCACGCTCGGCGATTACCTGCGCGACGAAGGCGTCGTCGCGATCGCCGGCATCGACACCCGCAAGCTGACCCGCATCCTGCGCGACAAGGGCGCGCAAAACGGCTGCATCCTGGCCGGCTCCGACGACGCGGAAAAAGCGATCGAACTCGCGCGCTCGTTCCCGGGCCTCGCCGGCATGGACCTCGCAAAGGTCGTGTCGACCACGAAGCCGTTCGAATGGAAGCAGACCGAATGGCGCCTCGAAGGCGGCTACGGGATGCAGGAAGCCCCGAAGTACCGCGTCGTCGCGTATGACTTCGGCGTCAAGTACAACATCCTGCGCATGCTCGCGGAGCGCGGCTGCCACGTGACGGTGCTGCCGGCCGAGGCAAGCGCGGCCGACGCGCTCGCGTTGAATCCGGACGGCATCTTCCTGTCGAACGGCCCCGGCGACCCGGAGCCGTGCGACTACGCGATCGCGGCGACCAAGGAATTCATCGAGCGCGGCGTGCCGACCTTCGGCATCTGCCTCGGCCACCAGATCATGGGCCTCGCGGTTGGCGCGAAGACGCTGAAGATGAAAACGGGCCACCACGGCGCGAACCATCCGGTGAAGGATCTCGGCGATGGGCGCGTGGTGATCACGTCGCAGAACCACGGCTTCGCGGTCGACGCGGACTCGCTGCCGGCCAACGCGCGCGTGACGCACGTGTCGCTGTTCGACGGCACGCTGCAGGGTTTCGAACTGACCGACAAGCCGGCATTCTGCTTCCAGGGCCACCCGGAAGCGTCGCCCGGCCCGCACGATATCGGCTATCTGTTCGACCGTTTCACTGCACTGATGGACGCGGCGAAGCAGCGCACCGCCTGA
- the leuE gene encoding leucine efflux protein LeuE, giving the protein MFGHALGITDIWTYVFGVVFIILLPGPNSMYVLSLAAQRGVKAGYRAACGVFVGDTVLMVLSAAGVASLLKANPLLFSVVKYGGAAYLLYVGAGMLRGAWSKLRARGDAPAEVPQAVDGERSFDRPFRKALLVSLLNPKAILFFISFFIQFVDPAFPHPALSFAVLGAIAQCASFLYLSTLIFAGARLAEHFRRRRKLAAAAASSVGGLFIGFSVKLALATMS; this is encoded by the coding sequence ATGTTCGGCCACGCACTCGGCATCACGGATATCTGGACCTACGTGTTCGGCGTGGTCTTCATCATCCTGCTGCCGGGGCCGAACTCGATGTACGTGCTGTCGCTTGCCGCGCAGCGCGGCGTGAAGGCCGGCTATCGCGCGGCCTGCGGCGTATTCGTCGGCGACACGGTGCTGATGGTGCTGTCCGCCGCGGGCGTCGCGTCGCTGCTGAAGGCGAATCCGCTGCTGTTCTCCGTCGTCAAGTACGGCGGCGCCGCGTACCTGCTGTACGTCGGCGCCGGGATGCTGCGCGGCGCGTGGAGCAAGCTGCGCGCGCGCGGCGACGCACCGGCCGAGGTGCCGCAAGCGGTCGACGGCGAACGGTCTTTCGACAGGCCGTTCCGCAAGGCGCTGCTCGTGAGCCTCCTGAATCCGAAGGCAATCCTGTTCTTCATCTCGTTCTTCATCCAGTTCGTCGACCCGGCATTCCCGCATCCCGCGCTGTCGTTCGCCGTGCTCGGGGCGATCGCGCAATGCGCGAGCTTCCTGTACCTGAGCACGCTGATCTTCGCGGGCGCGCGCCTCGCCGAGCATTTCCGGCGCCGCCGCAAGCTCGCGGCGGCCGCGGCGAGCAGCGTGGGCGGCCTGTTCATCGGGTTCTCGGTGAAGCTTGCGCTCGCAACGATGAGCTGA
- the carB gene encoding carbamoyl-phosphate synthase large subunit: MPKRTDINSILIIGAGPIIIGQACEFDYSGAQACKALREEGYKVILVNSNPATIMTDPNTADVTYIEPITWEVVARIIEKERPDAILPTMGGQTALNCALDLHHHGVLEKFGVELIGASPEAIDKAEDRQKFKDAMTKIGLGSAKSGIAHSMEEATKVHAEIMAATGGSGYPVVIRPSFTLGGSGGGIAYNREEFEEICKRGLDLSPTRELLIEESLLGWKEYEMEVVRDRADNCIIVCSIENLDPMGVHTGDSITVAPAQTLTDKEYQILRNASLAVLREIGVDTGGSNVQFSINPKDGRMVVIEMNPRVSRSSALASKATGFPIAKVAAKLAVGYTLDELKNEITGGQTPASFEPTIDYVVTKIPRFAFEKFREADSRLTTQMKSVGEVMAIGRTFQESFQKALRGLEVGVDGLDEKSTDRDEIAIEIHEPGPDRIWYVGDAFRIGMTAEEIFAETAIDPWFLAQIEQIILKEKALSGRTLASLTFDELRFLKQSGFSDRRLAKLLGATPEDVRKRRVELNVRPVYKRVDTCAAEFATKTAYMYSTYEEECEAQPTTNKKIMVLGGGPNRIGQGIEFDYCCVHAALAMREDGYETIMVNCNPETVSTDYDTSDRLYFEPLTLEDVLEIVDKEKPVGVIVQYGGQTPLKLALDLEAHGVPIIGTSPDMIDAAEDRERFQKLLQDLGLRQPPNRTARTEDEALALAAEIGYPLVVRPSYVLGGRAMEIVHEPRDLERYMREAVKVSNDSPVLLDRFLNDAIECDVDCICDGDAVFIGGVMEHIEQAGVHSGDSACSLPPYSLSKETVAELKRQTGAMAKALNVVGLMNVQFAIQQVPQPDGSKQDIIYVLEVNPRASRTVPYVSKATSLPLAKIAARAMVGQKLAQQGVTKEVEPPYFSVKEAVFPFVKFPTVDPVLGPEMRSTGEVMGVGRTFGEALFKSQLAAGSRLPESGTVLLTVMDADKPKAVEVARMLHDLGYPIVATKGTAAAIEAAGVPVKVVNKVKDGRPHIVDMIKNGEIALVFTTVDETRQAIADSRSIRMSAQAHKVTYYTTMSGARAAVEGLRYLKDLEVYDLQGLHARLN; encoded by the coding sequence ATGCCAAAACGCACAGACATCAATAGCATCCTCATCATCGGCGCCGGCCCGATCATCATCGGCCAGGCTTGCGAGTTCGACTATTCGGGCGCGCAGGCTTGCAAGGCGCTGCGTGAAGAGGGCTACAAGGTCATCCTCGTGAACAGCAACCCGGCGACGATCATGACCGACCCGAATACGGCCGACGTCACGTACATCGAGCCGATCACGTGGGAAGTCGTCGCGCGCATCATCGAGAAGGAGCGCCCCGACGCGATCCTGCCGACGATGGGCGGCCAGACCGCGCTGAACTGCGCGCTCGACCTGCACCACCACGGCGTGCTCGAGAAGTTCGGCGTCGAACTGATCGGCGCGTCGCCGGAAGCGATCGACAAGGCGGAAGACCGCCAGAAGTTCAAGGACGCGATGACCAAGATCGGTCTCGGCTCCGCGAAGTCGGGCATTGCGCACTCGATGGAAGAAGCGACGAAGGTGCACGCCGAGATCATGGCGGCCACCGGCGGCAGCGGCTATCCGGTCGTGATCCGTCCGTCGTTCACGCTTGGCGGCTCGGGCGGCGGCATCGCGTACAACCGCGAGGAGTTCGAGGAGATCTGCAAGCGCGGCCTCGACCTGTCGCCGACGCGCGAACTGCTGATCGAGGAATCGCTGCTCGGCTGGAAGGAATACGAGATGGAAGTCGTGCGCGACCGCGCCGACAACTGCATCATCGTGTGCTCGATCGAAAACCTGGACCCGATGGGCGTGCACACCGGCGACTCGATCACCGTCGCTCCGGCGCAGACGCTGACCGACAAGGAATACCAGATCCTGCGCAACGCATCGCTCGCGGTGCTGCGCGAGATCGGCGTCGACACCGGCGGCTCGAACGTGCAGTTCTCGATCAACCCGAAGGACGGCCGCATGGTCGTCATCGAAATGAACCCGCGCGTGTCGCGTTCGTCGGCGCTCGCGTCGAAGGCGACCGGCTTCCCGATCGCGAAGGTCGCGGCGAAGCTGGCGGTCGGCTACACGCTCGACGAGCTGAAGAACGAAATCACCGGCGGCCAGACGCCGGCCTCGTTCGAGCCGACGATCGACTACGTCGTCACGAAGATTCCGCGTTTCGCATTCGAGAAATTCCGTGAAGCCGATTCGCGCCTGACCACGCAGATGAAGTCGGTCGGCGAAGTGATGGCGATCGGCCGCACGTTCCAGGAGTCGTTCCAGAAGGCGCTGCGCGGCCTCGAAGTCGGCGTCGACGGCCTCGACGAGAAGTCCACCGACCGCGACGAGATCGCGATCGAGATCCACGAGCCGGGCCCGGACCGCATCTGGTACGTCGGCGATGCATTCCGCATCGGCATGACGGCCGAAGAGATCTTCGCGGAAACCGCGATCGATCCGTGGTTCCTCGCGCAGATCGAGCAGATCATCCTGAAGGAAAAGGCGCTGTCGGGTCGCACGCTCGCGTCGCTGACGTTCGACGAACTGCGCTTCCTGAAGCAGAGCGGCTTCTCGGACCGCCGCCTCGCGAAGCTGCTCGGCGCGACGCCGGAAGACGTCCGCAAGCGTCGCGTGGAGCTTAACGTGCGCCCGGTCTACAAGCGCGTCGACACCTGCGCGGCCGAGTTCGCGACGAAGACGGCGTACATGTACTCGACCTACGAGGAAGAGTGCGAGGCGCAGCCGACCACGAACAAGAAGATCATGGTGCTCGGCGGCGGCCCGAACCGGATCGGTCAGGGTATCGAGTTCGACTACTGCTGCGTGCATGCCGCGCTTGCGATGCGCGAGGACGGCTATGAGACGATCATGGTCAACTGCAACCCGGAAACGGTGTCGACCGACTACGACACGTCCGATCGCCTGTACTTCGAGCCGCTGACGCTCGAAGACGTGCTCGAAATCGTCGACAAGGAAAAGCCGGTCGGCGTCATCGTCCAGTACGGCGGCCAGACGCCGCTGAAGCTCGCGCTCGATCTCGAGGCGCACGGCGTGCCGATCATCGGTACGTCGCCGGACATGATCGACGCGGCGGAAGACCGCGAACGCTTCCAGAAGCTGCTGCAGGACCTCGGCCTGCGCCAGCCGCCGAACCGCACCGCGCGCACCGAAGACGAAGCGCTCGCGCTGGCGGCCGAAATCGGCTATCCGCTCGTCGTGCGCCCGTCGTACGTGCTGGGCGGCCGCGCGATGGAAATCGTCCACGAGCCGCGCGACCTCGAACGCTACATGCGCGAGGCCGTGAAGGTGTCGAACGATTCGCCGGTGCTGCTCGACCGCTTCCTGAACGACGCGATCGAGTGCGACGTCGACTGCATCTGCGACGGCGACGCGGTGTTCATCGGCGGCGTGATGGAGCACATCGAGCAGGCGGGCGTCCACTCGGGCGACTCGGCATGCTCGCTGCCGCCGTACTCGCTGTCGAAGGAAACCGTGGCCGAGCTGAAGCGTCAGACGGGTGCGATGGCGAAGGCGCTGAACGTGGTCGGCCTGATGAACGTGCAGTTCGCGATCCAGCAGGTTCCGCAGCCGGACGGCTCGAAGCAGGACATCATCTACGTGCTCGAGGTGAACCCGCGTGCATCGCGTACGGTGCCGTACGTATCGAAGGCGACCAGCCTGCCGCTCGCGAAGATCGCGGCGCGCGCGATGGTCGGCCAGAAGCTCGCGCAGCAGGGCGTGACGAAGGAAGTGGAGCCGCCGTACTTCAGCGTGAAGGAAGCGGTGTTCCCGTTCGTCAAGTTCCCGACCGTCGATCCGGTCCTCGGGCCTGAAATGCGTTCGACCGGCGAAGTGATGGGCGTCGGCCGCACGTTCGGCGAAGCGCTGTTCAAGTCGCAGCTCGCGGCCGGTTCGCGTCTGCCCGAATCGGGCACGGTGCTGCTGACGGTGATGGACGCCGACAAGCCGAAGGCGGTCGAAGTCGCGCGCATGCTGCACGACCTCGGCTACCCGATCGTCGCGACCAAGGGCACGGCTGCCGCGATCGAAGCGGCCGGCGTGCCGGTGAAGGTCGTGAACAAGGTGAAGGACGGCCGTCCGCACATCGTCGACATGATCAAGAACGGCGAGATCGCGCTCGTGTTCACGACGGTTGACGAGACGCGCCAGGCGATCGCCGATTCGCGCTCGATCCGGATGAGCGCGCAGGCGCACAAGGTCACGTACTACACGACGATGTCGGGCGCGCGTGCGGCCGTCGAAGGCCTGCGCTATCTGAAGGATCTGGAAGTCTATGATTTACAAGGTCTTCACGCTCGCCTAAACTAA
- the greA gene encoding transcription elongation factor GreA: MSTIPLTKRGAEQLRDELQRLKSVERPAVINAIAEARAQGDLSENAEYDAAKEKQGFIEGRIAELESKLSAAQIIDPTVLDADGRVVFAATVELEDLESGDTVKYQIVGDDEADIDHGLISVSSPIARALIGKSEGDVAAVQAPSGVREYEIISVSYI; the protein is encoded by the coding sequence ATGAGCACCATTCCGTTGACAAAGCGTGGCGCAGAACAACTGCGCGATGAATTGCAGCGCCTCAAGTCCGTCGAGCGGCCGGCCGTGATCAACGCGATCGCGGAGGCCCGCGCACAGGGCGATCTGTCCGAAAACGCCGAATACGACGCAGCGAAAGAAAAGCAGGGCTTTATCGAGGGCCGTATCGCGGAGCTCGAATCGAAGCTGTCCGCCGCGCAAATCATCGATCCGACCGTGCTCGACGCGGATGGCCGCGTGGTGTTCGCCGCGACGGTCGAACTCGAGGATCTCGAGTCGGGCGACACCGTCAAGTACCAGATCGTCGGCGACGACGAAGCCGACATCGATCACGGCCTGATTTCGGTCAGCTCGCCGATCGCGCGCGCGCTGATCGGCAAGTCCGAAGGCGACGTCGCGGCCGTGCAGGCGCCGAGCGGCGTGCGCGAATACGAAATCATCTCGGTCAGCTACATCTGA
- a CDS encoding DUF4149 domain-containing protein encodes MPHRVFRLLSAVWVGSLLTIGYAVAPVLFKTLERMTAGSVAAQLFRIEAILGVVCGVLLLALSNQQVRRGSGDYRRVRWIVAAMVACVLVGYFALQPFMNALRVAAMEAGTDIANSPYASRFGMLHGVSSVFYLVESVLGLMLIWRLPARDA; translated from the coding sequence ATGCCGCATCGCGTGTTCCGTCTGCTGTCGGCCGTATGGGTCGGCAGCCTGCTGACGATCGGGTATGCGGTCGCGCCCGTGCTGTTCAAGACGCTGGAGCGGATGACGGCCGGTTCGGTCGCCGCCCAGCTGTTTCGCATCGAGGCGATCCTCGGTGTGGTGTGCGGCGTGCTGCTGCTCGCGCTGTCGAATCAGCAGGTGCGGCGCGGCAGCGGCGACTACCGGCGCGTGCGCTGGATCGTCGCGGCGATGGTCGCGTGCGTGCTGGTCGGGTATTTTGCGCTGCAGCCGTTCATGAACGCGTTGCGGGTGGCCGCGATGGAAGCGGGCACCGATATCGCGAACTCGCCGTATGCGAGCCGCTTCGGGATGCTGCACGGCGTCTCGAGCGTGTTCTACCTCGTCGAGAGCGTGCTGGGGCTGATGCTGATCTGGCGCCTGCCGGCACGCGACGCCTGA
- a CDS encoding YhbY family RNA-binding protein yields MPALSLSPAERSALRSQAHALKPVVLIGAEGLTDAVLKEIKVHLAAHQLIKIRVFGDERDERVAIYDEICDRLNAAPIQHIGKLLVIWKPEAPAAAPARGRRAGALPSAAEAADDRKGRAPRTVKVIKVSPNASPVRRPKPTKVVVRGNERVTAGGTVKRAKKRQASTKRPHQDK; encoded by the coding sequence ATGCCCGCCCTTTCGCTTTCCCCCGCCGAGCGCTCCGCGCTGCGTTCCCAGGCCCATGCGCTCAAGCCCGTCGTGCTGATCGGCGCCGAAGGGCTGACCGACGCCGTGCTCAAGGAAATCAAGGTGCACCTCGCCGCGCACCAGTTGATCAAGATCCGCGTGTTCGGCGACGAACGCGACGAGCGCGTCGCGATTTACGACGAGATCTGCGACCGCCTCAACGCGGCGCCGATCCAGCACATCGGCAAGCTGCTGGTGATCTGGAAGCCCGAGGCGCCTGCGGCGGCCCCGGCCCGCGGCCGTCGCGCCGGCGCGCTGCCGAGCGCGGCCGAAGCCGCCGACGACCGCAAAGGTCGTGCACCGCGCACGGTGAAGGTCATCAAGGTATCGCCGAACGCAAGCCCCGTGCGCCGCCCGAAGCCGACCAAGGTCGTCGTGCGCGGCAACGAGCGCGTAACCGCGGGCGGCACCGTCAAGCGGGCGAAAAAGCGTCAGGCCAGCACGAAGCGGCCGCATCAGGACAAGTAA
- a CDS encoding RlmE family RNA methyltransferase, giving the protein MAKNRFNQHWLHDHINDPYVKMAQREGYRARAAYKLKEIDEQDKLIRPGQVIVDLGAAPGSWSQYARNKLAQGKKRDTQREGGIDGTIIALDILPMEPIADVNFLQGDFREDDVLHQLEEVLEGRPVDLVISDMAPNLSGVASADAARIEHICDLALEFAQNHLKPDGALLVKCFHGSGYSQIVEKFKQQFKVVAPRKPKASRDKSSETFILGRQLKHPR; this is encoded by the coding sequence ATGGCAAAAAACCGCTTTAACCAGCACTGGCTGCACGATCACATCAACGACCCGTACGTCAAAATGGCGCAGCGGGAGGGCTATCGCGCGCGTGCCGCGTACAAGCTGAAGGAAATCGACGAGCAGGACAAGCTGATCCGTCCGGGCCAGGTGATCGTCGATCTCGGCGCGGCTCCCGGCAGCTGGAGCCAGTATGCCCGCAACAAGCTCGCGCAGGGCAAGAAGCGCGACACGCAGCGCGAAGGCGGCATCGACGGCACGATCATCGCGCTCGACATCCTGCCGATGGAGCCGATCGCCGACGTCAACTTCCTGCAGGGCGACTTCCGCGAGGACGACGTGCTGCACCAGCTGGAGGAAGTGCTGGAAGGGCGCCCGGTGGACCTTGTTATTTCCGACATGGCCCCCAACCTGTCCGGGGTGGCGTCGGCAGACGCCGCGCGCATCGAGCACATCTGCGATCTGGCGCTCGAGTTCGCGCAGAATCACCTGAAACCGGACGGCGCGCTGCTGGTGAAGTGCTTCCATGGCAGCGGCTACAGCCAGATCGTCGAAAAGTTCAAACAGCAGTTTAAGGTCGTCGCACCACGCAAGCCCAAGGCGTCCCGCGACAAATCGTCCGAAACGTTCATCTTGGGGCGGCAACTCAAGCATCCGCGGTGA